A stretch of DNA from Candidatus Bathyarchaeota archaeon:
ATTTTCATGTTCACTTGGGTTTTTCCTTGACTGCTTATCAAAGAACCTGCACTAAGGTTGCCAACTGCAACATAAATGAAAGAAAGGCAATAAATTGACAAAAACAGTGGAGTATACTCATAAGTATCTTGAAATAGGGTTTCCACTCCCGGTATAGACAAAGCGATTACGGCAAACGCCAAAGGTATAATCAGAAGTGAAGTATATTTAACGGAATACTGAAAAACAAGTTGTAATGTTTTCATGTCTGATAATCCTTTAATTTTTGAAAACGTTGGAAACATTACCGTAGACACAGATGCCGAAAAAACGGTTACTAATGACGCAAAGTTTAGAGCCATCGAATAGTTGCTCATCATCGCGTCGTTAACGTAAATTGCAGTTAGAAAAATGAAAAACTGAGTTAAGATTCCACCAAGAATTGTAGCTATTGAAAGGGGCAAACCAAAAGTCAACATGGATTTAATTGTTGAAATAAATTGTATTTTTCCTTTTAATTTCCGAATTTTTGTTATAACAATAAAATATAGAAGTCCAAAAGCAACCAAAGCGGCACTACTATAACCAAGTATTTGTCCAACAATTGCTCCGTAAGGTCCAAAACTCAGATTAACTAACGTCACCATGAGTGCAGTTTTTAGAATTGACTGAATTACCAATGTTAAACTATGGTACTCCATTTTTTCATAGCCTATGAACACAGATTGGGCTGCTTTTAGAATGCCACCTGTTAATATGGTAAATGATGCAATTTGGATTAAGGGCACTATTGTTGGTCTTTCCAGTAATGTTGCCATTACCCCTGATAAAAAGAAGGAAACCACCGTGAAAATTATTCCAAGTATAATTTCAAAACTTGTTCCAACAATTACTATGTTCTTTAATTTTTCGATGTTGTTTTCGGTTCGGTATTGCGTTGTATGTCTAATTATTGCCTGATCCATGCCCAAATCTCGGATGTATGTTATCATTGTTGGACCACTAAGAGCAATTGCTA
This window harbors:
- a CDS encoding oligosaccharide flippase family protein, encoding MSTSSILAQSSAKSGLNVLWGLIFSSIISAIGTVIVGNTLGDEFGLIAIALSGPTMITYIRDLGMDQAIIRHTTQYRTENNIEKLKNIVIVGTSFEIILGIIFTVVSFFLSGVMATLLERPTIVPLIQIASFTILTGGILKAAQSVFIGYEKMEYHSLTLVIQSILKTALMVTLVNLSFGPYGAIVGQILGYSSAALVAFGLLYFIVITKIRKLKGKIQFISTIKSMLTFGLPLSIATILGGILTQFFIFLTAIYVNDAMMSNYSMALNFASLVTVFSASVSTVMFPTFSKIKGLSDMKTLQLVFQYSVKYTSLLIIPLAFAVIALSIPGVETLFQDTYEYTPLFLSIYCLSFIYVAVGNLSAGSLISSQGKTQVNMKIAILTFIFGLCLGLVLIPYFGVIGLLVSYIFSGLPGLILSLVWIKKHYEATIDWVSSIKIVCVSAFSATITYFVINQLNLTSWLGLTVGTPIFLGIYVVVSPMIGAITYGDTKNLKDALKNLGPLAIFIGFLLYPIEKISKAKQKNKNN